Proteins from a genomic interval of Schistocerca piceifrons isolate TAMUIC-IGC-003096 chromosome 3, iqSchPice1.1, whole genome shotgun sequence:
- the LOC124789926 gene encoding ion transport peptide — MHHQKQQQQQKQQGEAPCRHLQWRLSGVVLCVLVVASLVSTAASSPLDPHHLAKRSFFDIQCKGVYDKSIFARLDRICEDCYNLFREPQLHSLCRSDCFKSPYFKGCLQALLLIDEEEKFNQMVEILGKK; from the exons ATGCACcaccagaagcagcagcagcagcagaagcagcagggaGAGGCTCCATGCCGACATCTCCAGTGGCGGTTATCAGGGGTCGTCCTCTGCGTCCTCGTCGTAGCTAGCCTCGTTTCCACGGCGGCTTCCAGCCCGTTGGATCCACACCACCTTGCCAAAAGGTCCTTCTTCGACATCCAGTGTAAAGGAGTTTACGACAAGAGCATCTTTGCACGCCTCGACCGCATCTGCGAAGATTGCTATAACCTATTCCGCGAACCTCAGCTCCACTCTCTGTGCAG ATCTGACTGTTTCAAGAGCCCATACTTCAAAGGTTGTCTTCAGGCACTACTTCTGAttgatgaagaagaaaaatttaaccaAATGGTGGAAATACTGGGGAAGAAGTAG